The bacterium genome window below encodes:
- the rlmN gene encoding 23S rRNA (adenine(2503)-C(2))-methyltransferase RlmN, giving the protein MVELLGLEPKEIAALIGGPEYRSMQVFEWLYHRGVQDFSAMTNLPRELRDQLAANFTATLPEVVEVQHSSDGTSKYALRAGTEIIESVHMPEEGRETLCISSQAGCSFGCKFCVTARMNLRRHLTAGEIVGQVLLAIKTHGRPLRLNIVFMGMGEPMHNYDNVMKAFRIMTHPRGLAISPRRITVSTVGFIPSLLRLKSEPVIPNIAVSLNAPSNKLRNDLMPINRIYPIEKLMKTLQELPLKHRQRITFEYVLLKGVNDSPEHAQQLVEITRAIKSKINLIPLNPDPHLPYERPEEQTIDRFASVLVRAGRTVAIRRSRGPDISAACGQLGTHYIDPKWIPLSLT; this is encoded by the coding sequence ATGGTCGAATTGCTTGGCTTAGAACCCAAAGAAATTGCAGCGTTGATCGGTGGTCCCGAATACCGCTCGATGCAAGTTTTTGAATGGCTCTACCATCGCGGAGTGCAGGATTTTTCTGCGATGACCAATCTTCCCCGCGAGCTCCGCGACCAATTAGCTGCAAACTTTACAGCCACTCTTCCTGAAGTTGTGGAAGTGCAGCACAGCAGCGATGGGACGTCCAAATATGCGCTGCGAGCCGGAACAGAAATAATTGAGTCTGTTCACATGCCGGAAGAGGGACGCGAAACTCTCTGCATTTCCAGCCAGGCGGGTTGTTCTTTTGGCTGCAAATTCTGTGTCACTGCGCGCATGAATTTGCGCCGGCATCTTACTGCGGGAGAGATTGTGGGACAGGTTTTGCTTGCAATTAAAACTCACGGGAGGCCGCTGAGACTCAATATTGTCTTTATGGGCATGGGAGAACCGATGCACAACTATGACAACGTCATGAAAGCATTCCGCATCATGACGCATCCGCGCGGACTCGCCATTTCACCCCGGCGCATCACAGTCTCCACGGTTGGATTCATTCCCTCACTCCTCCGGTTGAAATCAGAGCCTGTAATTCCGAATATCGCCGTTTCTTTAAACGCGCCGAGCAACAAATTACGAAACGATTTGATGCCCATAAATAGAATCTATCCGATTGAAAAACTGATGAAGACTTTGCAAGAGTTGCCTTTGAAACATCGCCAAAGAATCACGTTTGAGTACGTTTTGCTAAAAGGTGTTAATGATTCTCCCGAACATGCACAGCAACTCGTGGAGATTACGAGAGCGATAAAGAGCAAAATCAATTTGATTCCCCTCAATCCTGATCCCCACCTTCCTTATGAGCGGCCTGAGGAACAAACAATCGACCGCTTTGCATCCGTTCTGGTGCGCGCCGGCCGTACAGTAGCTATCCGGCGGAGCCGGGGTCCGGACATCAGCGCCGCGTGCGGCCAATTAGGCACGCACTACATAGACCCCAAATGGATTCCGCTGAGCCTTACATAA
- a CDS encoding DUF3052 domain-containing protein, whose amino-acid sequence MAGYSKRSLPEKLGIKEGAEIGIVNAPPDYDQTLTPLPEGVLRAKKLRAGMAFIHFFTKERSELSKRFPELKNYLAPKGILWISWPKGSSKVKTDLNENIVRDIGVANGMVDIKVCAVDEIWSGLRFAFRR is encoded by the coding sequence ATGGCCGGATATTCAAAACGTTCGTTGCCGGAAAAACTTGGAATCAAGGAAGGAGCCGAAATCGGCATCGTGAATGCTCCTCCCGATTACGATCAGACGTTAACCCCACTGCCTGAAGGCGTTTTACGTGCAAAGAAACTCAGGGCGGGCATGGCATTCATTCATTTTTTCACGAAGGAGCGAAGTGAGCTCTCGAAGAGATTTCCGGAGCTGAAAAATTACCTGGCTCCCAAGGGAATTTTGTGGATCTCCTGGCCAAAAGGATCCTCAAAAGTGAAAACCGATCTGAACGAAAATATTGTCCGCGATATTGGTGTTGCAAACGGCATGGTAGATATTAAAGTCTGTGCCGTTGATGAAATCTGGTCCGGACTCCGTTTCGCTTTCCGCCGCTAA
- a CDS encoding NAD(P)H-dependent oxidoreductase — protein sequence MAENRSLFIPVILGTTRQGRMSEHVARFVLAEISKREGVTTQLVDIRELPLPNNDAGEAIKDPGFSDIANRADGFIIVAPEYNHGYPGMLKHVLDSNLKEYIHKAAGIVGVSAGPFGGTRVIQNMLPVLRELGLVTIFWDGNFSSVQNAFDSTGKLQDQAYVRRLEKFIKELIWMSKVLRYGRENVSLE from the coding sequence ATGGCTGAAAATCGCAGCTTGTTTATTCCAGTCATCCTTGGAACAACGCGTCAGGGCCGCATGAGCGAACATGTCGCGCGATTTGTTTTGGCAGAGATTTCAAAACGTGAAGGTGTAACCACCCAGCTCGTCGATATTCGCGAGCTACCTTTGCCGAACAACGACGCAGGCGAAGCCATAAAAGATCCAGGGTTTTCCGACATTGCCAACCGGGCAGATGGTTTCATCATCGTTGCTCCGGAATACAATCACGGCTACCCGGGCATGTTAAAGCACGTTCTGGATAGCAATTTGAAGGAGTACATTCACAAAGCTGCAGGAATCGTCGGAGTATCTGCTGGTCCGTTCGGCGGAACGCGAGTGATTCAAAACATGCTGCCGGTCCTCCGTGAACTTGGGCTCGTGACAATTTTCTGGGATGGAAATTTTTCAAGCGTGCAGAATGCGTTTGATTCTACCGGAAAACTGCAGGATCAAGCTTACGTGCGGCGTCTGGAAAAATTCATCAAGGAGCTAATCTGGATGTCAAAAGTCCTTCGTTATGGCCGAGAAAACGTTTCACTCGAATAG